Proteins from a genomic interval of Heteronotia binoei isolate CCM8104 ecotype False Entrance Well chromosome 5, APGP_CSIRO_Hbin_v1, whole genome shotgun sequence:
- the LOC132572891 gene encoding UPF0461 protein C5orf24-like isoform X1, producing the protein MMHPVASGNAPFCGTGKSSCLNDDDVTPTDQFDLYSTQQTKYSHTVSHKPIPCQRPDALNEPHLQTTSGRSIETKDELKKKKNLNRSGKRGRPSGTTKSAGYRTSTGRPLGTTKAAGFKTSPGRPLGTTKAAGYKVSPGRPPGSIKALSRLANLSYTCSSAAFPYSVVHNRGVHAAAETSSKIKQPSEWKKEELDNIS; encoded by the coding sequence ATGATGCATCCTGTTGCCAGCGGTAACGCCCCTTTTTGTGGGACTGGAAAGAGTTCTTGCCTTAATGATGACGACGTAACGCCTACTGATCAGTTTGACTTATACTCCACACAACAAACCAAGTATAGCCACACGGTCAGCCATAAGCCAATACCATGCCAGAGACCAGATGCGTTAAATGAACCACACTTGCAAACCACAAGTGGCAGGAGTATAGAGACGAAAGATGaactaaagaaaaagaaaaacctaaACAGATCTGGTAAACGTGGAAGACCGTCAGGGACCACAAAGTCAGCGGGCTACAGAACAAGCACAGGTAGACCGCTGGGGACCACCAAAGCGGCTGGATTTAAGACAAGTCCAGGCAGACCCTTGGGTACAACTAAAGCTGCAGGATACAAAGTCAGCCCAGGGAGACCACCAGGTAGCATTAAAGCTCTATCACGACTTGCAAATCTAAGTTATACTTGTAGCAGTGCAGCTTTTCCCTACTCTGTGGTGCATAACAGAGGGGTGCATGCTGCTGCTGAAACAAGTAGCAAAATCAAGCAACCCAGTGAATGGAAAAAGGAGGAATTAGATAACATTTCCTAA